In Streptacidiphilus sp. P02-A3a, the DNA window CTCCGAGGCTCGATCATGTGGCTGAAGCGCCTCACCGCAACCACATGATCCGAACCCCGAACAGCTCCTACCTGCGCCGCGAGCTGGCGGCCCTGCTCGGCATGACCCAGAAGGCCATGCGCACCGCGTTGCGCGTGTCCTTCGCCAAGGTCGCCGAGTACCAAAAGCGCGGCCTGGTCCACTTCCACGCTGTGATCCGCCTCGACGGACCCGACGGCAGCAACACGCCCCCGCCGCGCGAGGCCACCACAAGCGTGCTCACCATGGCTATTCAAGGCCGCCGCCCACCGCGGTGGTCCTGGCCGTGAACTAGACGCCGTCGGGGACCGGAAATCGTCTGGGGCGAACAGGTCGACGTCCGCACCATCGCCGCCTTCGGCACCGACGCCAAGCTCACCGACCACGCCGTGGCGGCGTACGCCGCCACGTACGCCACCAAGTCCGCCGACGACTCCGGCGCCCTGGACCGCTCCCTGTTCTGCGCCCCCTGCAACGGGCGCGGGATGGCCGTGTCCGCACAGACCGGTGTACCGGTGGAGTGCCGGGCCTGCTCGGGCACCGGCCAGTCCCGCCCGCTGCCCCGCCTGGCCGTGGAACGACACGTGCGGCAGATGATCCGTACCTGCTGGGACCTGGGCCAGCGACCGGAGTTCGCCGACCTCAAGCTCTGGAAGTGGGCGCACATGCTCGGCTTCCGGGGCCACTTCTCCACCAAGTCCCGGTTCTACTCGGTCACCCTCGGCGCACTGCGCGACGCCCGCCGGACCTGGCGCACCGATCAGGCACGCGCACGCGCCGACCTGCCCGACCTCGACCCGACAACGACCCTGGTCGTCGGCCACTGGGCCTACCACGGGTCGGGTTACAGCCCCGGCGAGGAACTCCTCGCCGCCACCGTCCGGCACGACCGCGCCCACCAACGACAGTTCCAGCACGAAGGCGGGGACCGCCCATGACCGCGCCCGCCCCGGAGGAACTGCTGACAGTCCCGCAGGTCATGGCCCGCCTCCAACTCGGCCGCTCCGCTGTCTACGACCTCCTGCGCACCCGGCAACTCGGCTCCATCACCCTCGGCCGCGCCCGCCGCATCCCCGCACTCGCCCTCACCGACTTCATCCGCACCCGACTCGAACAGGACGCCACCTGATGACCACACCCCAGGGCACCCCCGCCTCCCGCCGCAGCCGAGCCAACGGAGACGGCACCATCTACCAGCGCCAGGACGGCCGCTGGGAAGCCGCCGGATACGTCCTCGCCGCAGGCGACACCCGCAAGCGCATCCGCGTCTACGGCACCACCCGCAAAGAGGCCCTGGCCAAGTTCACCGACAAGATCGCCACCAGCAACCGCGGCGTCCCCGTACCCTCCGCACAAGGCAGCCTGGGCGCCTACCTGACGTACTGGCTGGAGAACGTCGCCGTCCACTACCTCCGCGAGAACACCCACACCCGCTACCCCGCCTGCGCCAACCAGTACCTCATCCCCGGCCTGGGCAAGAAGAAGCTCGCCAAACTCACCGCCAAGGACGTCCGCTCCTGGCTCAACGACCTGCGCACCGTCTGCCAGTGCTGCGCACGCGGCACCGACGCCAGCCGCAACCCCCAAGCCCAGACCAGCCGCCGCCCCCGCTGCTGCGCCATCGGGAAGTGCTGCCACAAGCGGCTGTCCCCGCTGACCCTGGCCTACGTGCACTCCATGCTCAAGTCCGCCCTGGAGCACGCCGTCCGCGAAGAGGAGATCCCGCGCAACGTGGCCCGCAACGTCCGCATGGGCACCCCCCGACCCCTCCGCTTCGAACCCCTCACCGCCGAGGAGGCTCGTGCGTTCCTTGCCGCCACGAACGGGCACCGGCTGAGCGCGCTGTTCGAGCTCGCCCTCCGCACCGGACTGCGCAAGGGCGAACTCCTCGGCCTGCGATGGGAGGACCTCGACCTGGCCGGCGGATCCGCCAGCATCCGCCGCACCTTGCAGCGCACTAACTCCAGCGGCCTTGTCGCCCT includes these proteins:
- a CDS encoding helix-turn-helix domain-containing protein; amino-acid sequence: MTAPAPEELLTVPQVMARLQLGRSAVYDLLRTRQLGSITLGRARRIPALALTDFIRTRLEQDAT
- a CDS encoding site-specific integrase; its protein translation is MTTPQGTPASRRSRANGDGTIYQRQDGRWEAAGYVLAAGDTRKRIRVYGTTRKEALAKFTDKIATSNRGVPVPSAQGSLGAYLTYWLENVAVHYLRENTHTRYPACANQYLIPGLGKKKLAKLTAKDVRSWLNDLRTVCQCCARGTDASRNPQAQTSRRPRCCAIGKCCHKRLSPLTLAYVHSMLKSALEHAVREEEIPRNVARNVRMGTPRPLRFEPLTAEEARAFLAATNGHRLSALFELALRTGLRKGELLGLRWEDLDLAGGSASIRRTLQRTNSSGLVALPTKTQSSERRIALPTECLRSLEQHRDRQRQDREAAGAGWKASGYVFTRPDGNPIKGATLTRHFNTLLRRATLRRIRFHDLRHSAATLLLEQGVELVVIKELLGHAHIGVTATVYAHVRLRLQRDAINLLGNALRNSNETATRPDDGDEPPLWAAPVR